Proteins from a genomic interval of Candidatus Cloacimonadota bacterium:
- the rny gene encoding ribonuclease Y: MTTYIFIAFIGFAVGIVLAFLIIALKKATGNRNILKSNELANKIINDAKQESDTLKKEVILQAKEEWYKTQKKYENEINDRKKELYTLEKEYNERVHSLDKRLAVLDKKDNNLQEIENRLKQKEQKLKTEEEKLENLIEQQNSKLSEIARLSRDEAIQILKNNLKNKARNEAAKKVRMIADQAKADANRIVAGILATAIQRMVVDHVSESIVSVVSLPDDDMKGRIIGREGRNIRTFEKASGIDMIIDDTPEAVVLSGFDPVRREIARLSLEKLILDGRIHPGRIEQVIEKTAKEMEQNLVTIGENACMEMNIHNISANIVKIIGRLKYRTSYGQNILQHSIETAWLCGILAAELGLDQELARRAGFLHDIGKAIDHEYDGSHAVLGANIARKNGESKIIINAIESHHEEVEPISVYAVLTQVADAISGARPGARREMLESYMKRLEKMEDIANSIEGVNKSFAIQAGRELRIIVDPVSIDDSKTAYIASDIAGKIEKEMQYPGQVKVTVIRETRQSAIAK; the protein is encoded by the coding sequence ATGACGACATATATATTTATCGCCTTTATTGGCTTTGCAGTTGGGATTGTTTTAGCATTTCTTATCATAGCCCTAAAAAAAGCTACCGGGAACAGGAATATCCTGAAATCCAACGAACTGGCAAATAAAATCATAAATGATGCTAAACAGGAATCAGACACTCTGAAAAAAGAAGTTATTTTACAGGCAAAAGAAGAATGGTATAAAACTCAAAAAAAATACGAGAATGAAATCAATGATCGCAAAAAGGAACTTTATACCCTGGAAAAAGAATACAATGAGAGAGTTCACAGCCTTGATAAAAGATTAGCTGTTTTAGATAAGAAAGATAATAATCTGCAGGAAATCGAAAACAGGTTAAAGCAAAAGGAACAGAAATTAAAAACTGAAGAAGAAAAGCTGGAAAATTTGATAGAACAACAAAATTCCAAACTTTCTGAAATTGCCAGATTATCAAGAGACGAAGCGATCCAGATCTTGAAAAATAACCTGAAAAATAAAGCCCGGAATGAAGCTGCTAAAAAAGTCAGAATGATCGCAGACCAGGCAAAAGCTGATGCTAACCGGATTGTTGCCGGAATTCTGGCGACTGCGATCCAGAGAATGGTTGTTGATCATGTCTCTGAATCGATCGTTTCGGTTGTATCGCTTCCTGATGATGATATGAAAGGCAGGATTATCGGAAGAGAAGGAAGAAATATTCGAACATTTGAAAAAGCTTCCGGAATAGATATGATCATAGATGACACTCCGGAAGCAGTTGTTTTGTCCGGATTTGATCCTGTGCGGAGAGAAATTGCTCGATTGTCGTTGGAAAAATTGATCCTCGACGGCAGGATACATCCCGGCAGGATTGAACAGGTTATTGAAAAAACTGCTAAAGAAATGGAGCAAAATCTTGTTACTATCGGTGAAAACGCCTGCATGGAAATGAATATCCATAATATTTCAGCAAATATTGTAAAAATTATCGGACGACTGAAATATCGAACAAGTTATGGTCAAAATATATTACAACATTCGATCGAGACAGCTTGGCTTTGCGGAATTTTAGCAGCAGAATTGGGATTGGATCAGGAATTGGCACGCAGAGCAGGTTTCCTGCACGATATTGGAAAAGCGATTGATCACGAATATGATGGTTCTCATGCTGTCCTCGGAGCAAACATCGCCCGGAAAAATGGTGAGAGTAAGATTATTATTAACGCTATAGAATCACATCATGAGGAAGTGGAACCCATCAGTGTTTATGCGGTTCTAACTCAGGTGGCAGATGCGATTTCCGGAGCAAGACCCGGCGCCAGAAGAGAAATGCTGGAATCATACATGAAGCGTCTCGAAAAAATGGAAGACATTGCCAATTCTATCGAAGGTGTTAATAAATCGTTTGCCATTCAGGCGGGAAGAGAGCTTCGCATTATTGTAGATCCGGTTTCAATCGATGATAGTAAAACTGCGTATATTGCTTCCGATATAGCTGGAAAAATTGAGAAAGAGATGCAGTATCCGGGACAGGTTAAAGTGACTGTAATTCGAGAAACCAGACAATCGGCAATAGCAAAATAA
- a CDS encoding cell division protein ZapA, translated as MRSIEVEILGKKYYLKSDNPDKLKEYVNYLVSQLEELDKKYNTIDQNKLFVLYSLKMTEMYFNEIEKNKRFENEKEQIDSLLNQITLDLGK; from the coding sequence ATGAGATCGATTGAAGTCGAGATTTTAGGGAAAAAATATTACCTGAAAAGTGATAATCCTGACAAATTAAAGGAATATGTAAATTATCTCGTCTCTCAATTGGAGGAACTCGATAAAAAATATAATACTATTGATCAAAATAAATTATTTGTTCTTTATTCACTTAAAATGACGGAGATGTATTTTAATGAAATTGAGAAAAATAAGAGATTCGAAAATGAAAAAGAACAGATCGATAGTCTTTTAAATCAAATTACACTTGATTTAGGTAAATAG